In one Hippocampus zosterae strain Florida chromosome 10, ASM2543408v3, whole genome shotgun sequence genomic region, the following are encoded:
- the mettl16 gene encoding RNA N6-adenosine-methyltransferase mettl16: protein MSLNKSMHPRNRYKDKAPDFAYLASKYPEFQEHVHTNLSGRAVVNFKEPEAVRALTCTLLKEDFGLSIEIPLERLIPTVPLRLNYIHWVEDLIDGQKQPRRGIDIGTGASCIYPLLGASMNGWYFLATEVDDICFDYATRNVEQNHLSDLIKVVKVPQKTLLMDALKEETEIVYDFCMCNPPFFANQLEAKGVNSRNARRPPPSSVNTGGVTEIMAEGGELEFVKRIIHDSLQLKKRLRWYSCMLGKKCSLAPLKEELRKQGVPKVTHTEFCQGRTMRWALAWSFYDDVLVPSPPSKKRKLDRARKPLSFTLPHVALRALQMKSRGLGCTGRHPLEAITTRMEKALTELRVLHKRVPCREQEQRLLLTAVENTWIHGRQKRREQMRQLRELPRAHHSTAAAAAVPPLTQNSQEDATQESADQQLTAESIGNSAPSVESMKATKAAGEMNQELLEKVAREDGEIMPEYSSAGTCGLKEATGATSEMASKQPASPGSVEHFLFKCLLTVLQEEGDAMIEMHWVEGQNKDLMNQLCTYLRNTLLKAVAES from the exons ATGTCTCTGAACAAGTCCATGCATCCCAGAAACCGCTACAAAGACAAAGCACCAGACTTTGCCTACCTGGCTTCCAAGTACCCAGAATTCCAAGAACACGTGCACACCAACCTGAGTGGACGGGCCGT AGTGAATTTCAAGGAGCCAGAGGCCGTGCGAGCTCTGACCTGCACCCTTCTGAAGGAGGACTTTGGTTTGAGCATCGAGATCCCTCTGGAGCGCCTCATCCCCACGGTCCCTCTACGCCTCAACTACATCCACTGGGTGGAGGATCTCATCGATGGCCAGAAGCAACCGCGCAGAGGCATTGACATCG gcaCTGGTGCATCTTGTATTTACCCGTTGCTGGGAGCCTCAATGAACGGCTGGTACTTCCTTGCAACCGAAGTGGATGATATATGCTTTGACTACGCTACCAGGAACGTGGAGCAGAACCATTTGTCTGACCTGATTAAAG TGGTCAAAGTTCCCCAGAAGACTCTGCTGATGGACGCTTTGAAAGAGGAGACGGAAATTGTGTATGATTTTTGCATGTGCAACCCTCCTTTTTTTGCCAACCAGCTTGAAGCCAAG GGGGTCAATTCAAGGAACGCACGGCGACCTCCTCCCAGCTCGGTGAACACGGGTGGGGTGACAGAAATCAtggcggagggcggcgaactgGAGTTTGTTAAGAGGATCATTCATGACAGCCTGCAGCTCAAGAAACGCTTAAG GTGGTACAGTTGCATGCTGGGAAAGAAATGTAGCTTGGCCCCGCTGAAGGAGGAGCTTAGGAAGCAAGGG GTACCCAAAGTGACGCACACAGAGTTCTGCCAGGGGCGCACCATGCGATGGGCGCTGGCCTGGAGCTTCTATGATGATGTCCTCGTTCCG TCTCCACCCAGTAAGAAGCGCAAGTTGGACAGAGCGCGGAAACCTCTTTCCTTCACCCTTCCCCATGTGGCTTTGAGGGCGCTCCAGATGAAGTCCCGTGGTCTGGGCTGCACTGGCCGCCATCCTCTGGAAGCCATCACAACTCGTATGGAGAAGGCGCTAACGGAGCTGCGG GTGCTTCACAAGCGCGTTCCGTGCAGGGAGCAGGAGCAGCGCCTTCTCCTGACCGCGGTGGAAAACACTTGGATCCACGGCCGACAGAAGCGACGCGAACAAATGCGGCAGTTGCGAGAGCTGCCAAGAGCACATCATAGCACCGCTGCAGCCGCCGCGGTGCCCCCCCTCACCCAAAACAGCCAGGAGGATGCCACTCAGGAGTCAGCTGACCAGCAGCTAACTGCAGAGTCGATTGGCAACAGTGCCCCATCCGTCGAAAGCATGAAGGCTACCAAGGCCGCCGGTGAAATGAATCAGGAGCTCCTGGAAAAGGTTGCACGTGAAGATGGGGAAATAATGCCCGAGTACAGCTCTGCGGGGACATGTGGCCTGAAGGAGGCCACCGGTGCCACAAGCGAGATGGCATCAAAACAACCAGCGAGCCCGGGGTCAGTGGAACACTTCCTGTTTAAATGTCTGCTGACTGTGCTGCAGGAGGAGGGCGACGCAATGATTGAGATGCACTGGGTGGAAGGTCAGAATAAAGATCTGATGAACCAGCTGTGCACCTATCTGAGGAACACTCTTTTAAAGGCCGTTGCCGAATCATGA
- the LOC127609071 gene encoding lissencephaly-1 homolog produces MVLSQRQRDELNRAIADYLRSNGYEGAYSTFKKEAELDMNEELDKKYAGLLEKKWTSVIRLQKKVMELESKLNEAKEEITLGGPVSQKRDPKEWVPRPPERYALSGHRSPVTRVIFHPVFSVMVSASEDATIKVWDYETGDFERTLKGHTDSVQDISFDQTGKLLASCSADMTIKLWDFQGFECIRTMHGHDHNVSSVAIMPNGDHIISASRDKTMKMWEVATGYCVKTFTGHREWVRMVRPNQDGTLVASCSNDQTVRVWVVANKECKAELREHEHVVECISWAPESAYPTILDATGSESKKSGKPGPFLLSGSRDKTIKLWDVSIGMCLMTLVGHDNWVRGLLFHPGGKFIVTCADDKTLRIWDYKNKRCMKTLSAHEHFVTSLDFHKAAPYVVTGSVDQTVKVWECR; encoded by the exons AAATCGAGCCATAGCTGATTATCTGCGTTCCAATGGATATGAAGGAGCATATTCCACATTCAAGAAGGAGGCAGAATTAGACATG AATGAAGAATTGGACAAGAAGTATGCTggccttttggaaaaaaaatggacttcaGTCATCAGATTACAAAAGAAG GTTATGGAACTTGAATCTAAACTGAATGAAGCAAAGGAGGAAATCACCCTGGGTGGACCAGTTAGTCAAAAGCGAGACCCCAAAGAGTGGGTCCCACGCCCTCCAGAACGGTATGCGCTGAGTGGTCACCGCAGTCCTGTGACCAGAGTCATCTTCCACCCAGTCTTTAGTGTGATGGTGTCTGCTTCAGAGGATGCGACAATAAAG GTGTGGGACTATGAGACCGGAGACTTTGAACGCACACTGAAGGGCCACACAGATTCCGTGCAGGACATCTCCTTTGACCAGACTGGAAAACTGCTTGCATCCTGCTCTGCAGACATGACTATCAAGCTGTGGGATTTCCAAGGTTTTGAGTGCATCAGGACTATGCATG GACATGACCACAATGTATCATCTGTAGCCATTATGCCCAACGGAGATCACATCATTTCTGCCTCAAGGGACAAAACCATGAAGATGTGGGAGGTGGCAACTGG TTACTGTGTGAAGACCTTCACTGGCCACAGGGAGTGGGTCCGCATGGTGCGACCCAACCAGGATGGCACTTTGGTTGCCAGCTGCTCCAATGATCAAACGGTGCGCGTGTGGGTTGTGGCAAACAAAGAGTGCAAAGCTGAACTGCGGGAGCATGAGCATGTGGTGGAGTGCATCTCGTGGGCGCCAGAGAGCGCTTATCCCACCATACTCGATGCCACTGGTTCTGAG AGCAAGAAGAGTGGTAAGCCAGGCCCTTTCCTCCTGTCTGGCTCCAGAGACAAAACTATCAAACTGTGGGATGTTAGCATAGGCATGTGCCTTATGAcactg GTCGGCCATGACAACTGGGTTCGTGGCCTCCTTTTCCACCCAGGAGGAAAGTTTATTGTGACCTGTGCAGATGACAAGACCTTAAGGATCTGGGACTACAAGAACAAGCGCTGCATGAAAACCCTGAGTGCCCACGAACACTTTGTTACCTCTTTGG ATTTCCACAAGGCTGCTCCTTATGTGGTCACTGGGAGTGTAGATCAGACAGTAAAAGTGTGGGAGTGCCGCTGA